In Polyodon spathula isolate WHYD16114869_AA chromosome 23, ASM1765450v1, whole genome shotgun sequence, the DNA window GGAGTTAATAATTGTCTGGAATAGTTTGACAAATCAGCCTTGACTGTTGATACTGAGCTTTGCAATAACTCAATAACCCAGAGGGGTTGTGAAGATTGTATAAGGTGCTGTGGAATTTGGATATTCAGTAACACAGCTGAAACACATACTTAGAAAGTGCAATAAACATTATCTGTCATTTTATTACAAGGGCAGCTTATATGTCTCAAGCTATAAAAGCTGGATTGTTAAATTCCTTACTGAGTATTAGTAGATAATACAGTACCAGCTCTGACGTAGGCATTTTGTACTTGCCATTGTTTTAAGTGACTAGTGCAATGTCTCTTCTTGTTAAAGAATCGTTTTCATAAAACTCTCCAAATATGGACCTGCTCTGTAAACTGTCACCTCAGAATAGTATTTCTAGgttgtattaaaaacaaagctgattttttttttctcgtatTTTATCATGATAAAAGCTATTATAGCCAATTTCCAGTCCAACATGAATGGGAAAACATACCTTTGGCAAATTGCACTGATAAATTTAATAATACAGTTCCTATCTACAACTCTGTTGGTCtctgtacaaaataaacagagagagagctaATGTACAACAGGGGATATTAAACAGCACGACAAAGtcatttaaaaatcacttttaataattattagtTCAGATCTGGATCAATACATCATTCTTGACACCACACGTACAGCATTATTAACCTTTAGCCCTCTTGGCTAATCCTCATCCTCCTTGTTAAGTGTCTATATTTTTAACGTGTCTCGGCTGGATTGAGCGCTAATGGTCTGTATCACTAATTCAGGATGCAAGCAAAATACAACCCTAATTCAATTTTATATCGtttactggaagaaaaaaaaaaagtatacctaTTCCAATTTTAGATTGAAGCACTGCCATCTTGTGGAAAATTATATAACtgcattctgtttctttttctctgcAGAGGAGGCTGACTATTCTGCGTTTGGCACAGACTcgttgaagaggaagaagaatgTCCTCTCCACTGTGCTCCGTGCCGACAACAACCGAAAGAAACCTCCCCTCCTGATCAGCCTGCCACGTGATTTCCGCCCGGTCTCTTCCATCATAGATGTGGACATACTCCCGGAGACTCACCGTCGGGTCCGACTCTTCAAGCACGGCTCGGAAAAACCCCTCGGCTTCTACATCCGGGATGGCTCCAGCGTCCGGGTCACCCCGCAGGGACTGGAGAAAGTACCAGGAATATTCATCTCCCGCATGGTGCCGGGAGGCCTGGCTGATGGCACGGGCTTGTTAGCAGTCAATGACGAAGTTCTGGAAGTGAACGGAATCGAGGTGTCGGGGAAGAGCCTCGACCAGGTCACAGATATGATGATAGCAAACAGCCACAACCTCATTGTCACAGTGAAGCCTGCCAATCAGAGGAACAATGTGGTCAGACACAGCCGGACTTCTGGTAGCTCGGGTCAGTCTTCGGACAGCAGCACGAGCCACTACGCCTACACAGTGACCCCACACGTTATCCAGAACTTCCACCCTGAGGAGGCGGAAAGCGATGAGGACAACGACATCATCATCGAGGGGAGTGGCAAGCCCCAGCAGATCCCCAAAGCTGCCTCCGCCAGCGCCAGCTTGGGCTCTCTGACACATTTTGTGTCCCATTCCGGGTCCAAGCAGAATGGCTTCGTAACCTCCAGCAGCAGTGCAGGCTCGCTTACGACAGCAGGAGAGATTCAGGATCAAGAGTCAGAAAGAAGGATGAGTACAGAACGAGCGAATGTAGAAGAGGAAGGAACGGTGATCACACTATAGACAGCAGCCTGCACTTAAGTTCAAGGTACTGGAGGTGCCATGTTATTACTCGGTGCCTCTGCATTGATCCAACATGCAGTGTGTagccacttttttacactgtGGTTACTTGTGATTGTGAATGAAGGAGCAAGGGTAGTACTGGATATATTAACAGTCAGcgcataatatattttattttataaaaaaatgggAGGTGATATAAAGTCTTGCAATCCACATCAAATAGGTTT includes these proteins:
- the LOC121298171 gene encoding partitioning defective 6 homolog beta-like: MNKTHRVPSSRALCAVEVKSKFGAEFRRFSLERSKPGKFDEFYGLLQHVHRIPNVEVLVGYADIHGDLLPINNDDNYHKAISTAIPLLRIFLQRKEEADYSAFGTDSLKRKKNVLSTVLRADNNRKKPPLLISLPRDFRPVSSIIDVDILPETHRRVRLFKHGSEKPLGFYIRDGSSVRVTPQGLEKVPGIFISRMVPGGLADGTGLLAVNDEVLEVNGIEVSGKSLDQVTDMMIANSHNLIVTVKPANQRNNVVRHSRTSGSSGQSSDSSTSHYAYTVTPHVIQNFHPEEAESDEDNDIIIEGSGKPQQIPKAASASASLGSLTHFVSHSGSKQNGFVTSSSSAGSLTTAGEIQDQESERRMSTERANVEEEGTVITL